The genomic stretch TCTTCCCCTTCATCTGGGCAAAGCCGGGCAAATGCTCCAACACCTGCTGTAACGGCCCCATGCGGCGTAAAGCGCGCAGTTGCTCCAAAAAGTCCTGCAGGTCAAACTTAGCCGTCTCCAGTTTGCGTTGCAGTTCCCGGGCCCTCTGCTGGTCCACGGCCTGCTGGGCCTTCTCCACAAGGGAGAGCACATCCCCCATCCCCAGAATGCGTTGGGCCATGCGGTCGGGGTAAAAAACCTCTAAGGCGTCGGGGCGCTCCCCCACTCCAACGAACTTGATGGGCACACCTGTTACTGCTGTGATAGACAAGGCCGCCCCACCCCGCGCATCCCCGTCCAGTTTGGTGAGGATAAGGCCCGTCAAACCTAGGCGCTGGTGGAACTCCCCGGCGGACCGCACGGCATCCTGGCCTGTCATGGCATCCAACACCAGGAGCACCTCATGGGGGGACAGGGCCTCCTTGATAGCCTGCACCTCTGCCATCATCTCCTCGTCAATGTGCAGACGCCCTCCCGTGTCAAAGATGGCCCAACCCACCCCCAACTGGCGCGCCTTAGCGAGGCCGTTGCGAGCAACCCCCACAGGGTCGGTCGCCCCCGCTTCCGCATAGACGGGGATGTCCAACTGCTTGCCCAAAACCTGTAGTTGCTGGACGGCGGCGGGGCGCTTCAGGTCGCAGGCCACCAATAATGACCTCTGGCCCCCGTTGCGCCGCAGGTAAAGGGCCAGTTTGGCGGCGGTGGTGGTCTTGCCCGAGCCTTGCAGGCCCACTAGGAGCACCACCGTGGGCGGTTGGGGGGCAGAACGCAAACGGTGCTCCCCCGCCGAGAGCACCTGGGTGAGTTCGTCGTAGACGATCTTGACCACCTGCTGGGCGGGGTTGATGCCCTGCAGCACCTCCTGACCGATGGCCCGCTCCCGCACCCGGGCGATAAAGTCCCGCACCACCTTGAAGTGCACATCCGCTTCCAGCAGGGCCAGGCGCACCTCCCGCAGGGCCTCGTCCACATCCCGCTCAGTGAGCCGTCCCCGGTTGCCCAGGCGTTGGAAGATGGCGGTGAGTTTTTGGGTGAGGGCTTCAAACATGCTCTATTCCCGCCTTCCATGCTAGCAGGGACGCTCTGTTTTCTGCCAGCACGCCCCCTTTCGGTTGCTCGGCACGCCCCGTAGGTGCCCACCTGATCCGCGCCGAGCATCCCCCTGCGGCCGTTTGGGGCGAAGGGAAAAGGACAACACCCCCACCACACACGGGCGGTGGGCTTCCGGATGCATACCCCTGGGCGAGGTGGGGAAAACGATCCTAGTCCGAGGAGGGGAGTTTGCGGGGCTGTTGGACGGGCATTTCCTGCCCGCAACAGGTCAGGGCACCGTCCCCTGCCTTAGTGCACAGGACGATGGTGTTACAGACAGGGCACTCGTAGCGGCGTCCCAACTGAATAGCCACAGGGCACCCTCCTCCACACGGGGACTGACGCCTCTGCAGGCGCTGTCTGCCGATATCATAAAGGGCGGGGGCGGTGCCGTCAACGCCCCTTATCCCACTGCCCTCCCCGACAGCACGCGGCCCCGTCTAAAGCCCACAAGGTATTGACAAACACCTCTGGCCTGGGTATGCTATGGTGTTACCCACAGAGGTTGCCCGCCAAAGGAGAACCTAACAACGGTGCTTCCCCTTAAGCGCCGGTGCGTTTCGTTGGCCACCTGCTCTTAACTGCGAGGCGCTGGCCACAGGGAGCTTTTTTTGCCTGTTGTTGGGCTGGTGCGGGCTTCTCACTGGGGGACAGAGGGGCGGATGGGTCTCCATCCCACCTATGTGCAGAAGCCTGGCTCTGCCGGGACGGC from Dehalococcoidia bacterium encodes the following:
- the ffh gene encoding signal recognition particle protein, translated to MFEALTQKLTAIFQRLGNRGRLTERDVDEALREVRLALLEADVHFKVVRDFIARVRERAIGQEVLQGINPAQQVVKIVYDELTQVLSAGEHRLRSAPQPPTVVLLVGLQGSGKTTTAAKLALYLRRNGGQRSLLVACDLKRPAAVQQLQVLGKQLDIPVYAEAGATDPVGVARNGLAKARQLGVGWAIFDTGGRLHIDEEMMAEVQAIKEALSPHEVLLVLDAMTGQDAVRSAGEFHQRLGLTGLILTKLDGDARGGAALSITAVTGVPIKFVGVGERPDALEVFYPDRMAQRILGMGDVLSLVEKAQQAVDQQRARELQRKLETAKFDLQDFLEQLRALRRMGPLQQVLEHLPGFAQMKGKIPLEELDEKHLKRIEAIILSMTPQERRHPEIIDGSRRRRIAKGSGTTVQEVNALLKQFAEMQALMKRLAQMRKRGLLGMLWR
- a CDS encoding desulfoferrodoxin: MAIQLGRRYECPVCNTIVLCTKAGDGALTCCGQEMPVQQPRKLPSSD